A segment of the Ammospiza nelsoni isolate bAmmNel1 chromosome 9, bAmmNel1.pri, whole genome shotgun sequence genome:
GTATGCAGAAAGTTATTGTCTGCTTTCTGGCTCTGGAGCTTTCAATGCAAGTATGCACccaaagatttctttctttgtgtaAAAAGAAGCTCatattttcttgtaattttCAATCACAGGTCCTCTGATTGTCTTTGCTGGAATTAAGGACCTGAAACTTATGAAGACAACACAGTCTGGATTTGAAGGCTTCTATAAGAATGAACACACCACACTTCCTGAAAGACATGACAGGATTCTGTGTGGAGAGTTCTTCTGCAAATGGTCATACGGCGAATGCAAGGATTTTGACTTTAACTGCATATGGTATATGTTATATCAAGTAATATTAATTTCCCAATCTCTACTCACAAAGTCCCTCTGTACAATACAGAAGGTGTAAGGGCCAgatccacagctgctgtgcaccAGCCACTCACAGCAATAAGCTCTTGCTACAAGGGGTGAGAGGCATCTCTTAGGGTACTTCCCTCTCTAAGGGTACATTATTGGGCAGGATTCAAATGAACAGTTCAGTGTACAGTACAGAAGactttaggaaaataaaataactatTTGCTAAATAGTTTTAACAAAACCTTTTTGTGAATTATATATCTGGTGGGCATGGGGAGAATTTGGATGAAAGTACAACTTGTTCTTGCATAAAATCCCATGGGCTATATATTTGTCAGAAAAGACatgcaaaatataaacaaaaaacaccccacaGCAGAGCATTACAGATCTAAGCAGAGACAGCTGATACAAGGTTTTGTAAGAACCTGTGTTAcctctaggaaaaaaatccgTGAATGTATCCTTGAAGCCTTTGCTGGACCACCTGACTGTGGGGAATATTCACCCTCTTACCAGAAAACTGTCAACTGTATCCAGATGCTTGTCCTTTCCAGAGTGCCACAGGTATCTTCTTTCCTCCTAATGATGTTTTACTTCAACAATAGTGAATGTTAATTGCACCACTGAGAAGACCAACATGAGGCTGTTATTTCCTCTGTCAGTTCTAAGAGTGGAAACTCACCAGCTGGAAACACAATGGGGGAGAACATCACTCAGTTCTTGGCAGCACTTGAATAAAAGTGAAAGGTGTGCCACACATGTTCACTAGATTGCATTTGATCAACTGTACTGAGGGGGTGGCATTGTTCTTTTTTACACAGAGTGAAAAGCCTGCCAGCTGTTGACTGAAAAGGTGCCCTAATTCATTGTCTCATCCATTTTCATGGTTTCAGGTACAGGTCATAGAAGTCGTCTTGAACAACACCTTTTATAATGTTGTAGACATGAAGAATCTAGGCTTGACCAATGACAAAGAAGTAAGTAAATGCTTCAAATACAACTTGACTGCCCTCTTTAGAAATACTCAGCCTCAAAGCATAGCAGCAGTTCTACATAAAACAGAGTTAAAGTGAGCAAACTTTCTCCCAGCCCCAGTAAAAGCTCTACATTACCTCTAAAAGAGACTTAAACTGATTACAAAAGGAGGATAAATAATTGTCTTTTTGTGTTATTGATAAAACTTAAATGGCAAGTGGAATACTCTGGACATCAAAAGGATCTGTAACAGAGACTATCTCTGAAAAACTATTCCTGCTTTCTCCACTGAATTTGACTCTCAATTATAATGCCAACCTGTGCATTTTCCCCAAGCAGAATGCATTGTGGCATCCCAGATTGGTCAAACAGTGGATAAGATACAAGCCTGGGATCAGGCAGAGAGCAAGAGGTACGGGGTGAGATGTATTTGCTCCTCCCTCCACAGCCGGTGTAGCTGCCAGCTAGGTCTAGCTGAAAGTCTGTcacatgaaagagaaaaattgggCTATTCCATTGACCTTGATGGTCTATTGACTGTTTATGCTCTAGTCTCCCTCTAAAGTCCTGTGGTTCTGCTACTGTGCTCTCGTATCCTTCCCCTCCTTCAGGTGGACATTATAGATCCACTCTTACTTGTGATAATGTCAGCATCTACCACTGTTGTTCCGAAGAGGGAGAAAAGGTCTGGGCATGATTTTCTGCTGGTCTATCCCTGTCTCAAACATAACCTTTGTGTTTGTGCTCATCCCCCTCAGGTTTTGGTTCCAGTGGAAACTCCTTATGGCTCCTGTGCTTGCACACTTGGCCGGAAGACGTTTTTTGAAGCACAAAGCCAAATGCTGAGAGATGAGAGGAGATGTCAGTTTGGActggcagctgcccagggaaactAAACCTCTTGGCTCTACTCAACCTTCCTGATAAACTTAACAGCATGGCTTTCTTATCAATGTTTACTCCTTATTGGCCTCTTCCATTACTGACTGCTTTTCCCTCTATGAACTCCTGAACATGGGATTTATGAAGGACCCTCAGGAAATTGGAAATCAAAGTCTGTCCCTGACTTCCAGTGTGATTTGCAGACTGAAGTGCCCTAAGCTCTTTGGAAAATCCCAGCTGGAAACATTaggtaatttaatttttaaactagCTATTCCTAGACCTTTTAATGAAACAAATAATTTGATGTCTGTAATAATTTGATGTTTTTGACATGTAAAATTAGGAAATCTCTATATTCTCTTTATTAATATTTCTTCAGTAAGTTGAATATACAGGCATAAGACCTGCTGTTTCATTGACATAACCTTTCATGACCCCTTGACACCACACTGATCTACAGAGCTGATGTTCTGACCGAGTGACTGAACAGGGAATCAGAATcaggatttctttaagcagaagatgagaaagaaaaaaacaaacatctctCATATCTCCTTTGTGTTGTAATAGTTACAACTTTCTCTGCATGTAATCTGACTGCatgactgctgctgctactCATCAGACTGTAGTTACTATAGTACTTTTACATTAATCACTGAGGTGATTTGAGGGTTTGGGCTATCTCTGTAGGTTTAattaaatagttttctttattCTAATAATCTTATCATGACTTCTGAGCAGGTAGGAGTCAACCTACGTAGCCCTATTACATTTGGGAGGGGTAGGGAGAAAACTAGACAGACAGATAATGCATATTTTACTTTAGTTAGCCCAGGGGAAAGCTTTGAACATTAAGATAAAACAATACAGTCAATGATTCTCGTCTCACAAACTGGCTACCACATTTGCAACAGGAATCATCCTGATCTTCCAACAGCTTCAAACTCTTTCTCTTGTTATCTCAGAGTGTCATTTTCACAGACTCCATGTGACAGAGTACAAAACAAGTGGGAATTGCCCAAAGTAAAAACTGCAGTTAAGTTGCCTTTGTGCCTCCTGAGTTTGCAGACATGCAGCACTGCTCTGGTACAATCATTAAATTCATAGGCACCAAAAATAGGGGAGATGTCCTGCTCTGTGTGATATTTTGAGGTGCTTTGAAAGATAGAAACTTGCCTTGATGAGCAGGGCATAAGAAATGCAAGAGGAGAACACTCCACCAGCCTGGGCTATGCcctgaacagcaggaaaaatgaCACCATGGAGtgaggctgtcccagctgtgatGTTCTCTGGTCACCAGCCAATTCTGAAAGCTTTATTCACAACACTTCCAGCTTTTCCTGGGGATGTTCTTGCTTACCTTCTTAGATTGTGTTGTACTGTACTTGCGGGCTTATGTCTTGCTACTTCTGTCACTTCTAGgtgcttttaatttattaatgtaTCTTTTAAAGGCAAATAAAGAGCAACATCAAAAAACAAAGTAGCTTTTGACTATTTACTACCTATATATAAATGTGAACATTTTAAGTAAAAGAACTATTTTAATTCATCCAATTTCACCTCAAAAAGTCACCAATCTTCTTCCAAATGACACTTCACTACCAACAGATGAAAAAGAATCTTACTGAACATTTCAGCATTTGCCTCTCTCTGAAACAAGGCAGATCTGCACAACCAACTTCCTTTCTACCTTATAAGAAATTTACTGCATTAGGCACAAGGTTTCTTTCACTACTTTTTGTGCTTCATTTGTGGCCCTGCAAGGTAGTGGTGGACTAACCTCTATGGTAGAATGAGGACACAAAGCAGCGAGCAGTTGTTTACTGAGccaacaaacacacacactcagTCAGTGTAGTTTGTATAAACCTCCACAGACAGGCAGACACTGACTGTCTTTGGAGCatgtcagtgctgctccatccagCACTGCAAACCTGAGTCACTTACGTGGGCAGATTGCTTCTAAAGAAAGCACTCAGGCAATCGGAAGCAGCCCCAGTTTCCCATATGGCAACAAGATTAGGGTAACAGTGGCATAAATCAGTCTTGAAAATGTGAGTTAGCCAGACTCACTTGGGCCTGAAATCTGACCAAATTCCCATTGGCTTCATTAGATTCAGTCTCCACAAGGACTTGCATTAATTTCATTCAGACAGATGTTTTTTCAGTTCCTGTCCTAAGGAGTTGCTCAAGTTGCTTACTGTGTTTTACTCAGAAGCAGCTGTGATGCTTTGCTGACGCCATCACACTTGATGAAAATGAGCAGCAGCTAGCAGGTTGTAAAATTGCTGTTTAAAATACAACTTCTGGCTGATAACATGAACCTTGCTGGTCTTGGGCTAAATCCCAGTATTCATAGGGGATGAAGTCTCCTACCAACAAACAGAATATTTCAAGTGCACAAACACTTTATCTTTTTAATCTTTGATTCTTTTCCATCCTGTTTCTGTTCAATTCTGATAACTGCCCAGGACAGTCCAACACAGCCTGCCTCAGCTGCTCACCATGCTCCATGCACAACCAATGGCACACAGATAAAATGTACCAGCTAAACTCATCAGCCAGTACCTAAAACAGAGAACAGATGTCACTGTCAGGGTCAGGACAAGTCATCTGTCTTCCCTGACTGTATTATTCTATATATATTGTTACCTGCTTTCCAGTATACATTTAAACCTGCCATTTTTTATTAACTATCACagctacttttttttccttcctgagagttgtctttttcctttcttaatttAACTTTGCTTTTATCAAGAGTACATAATCCTGACTCTAAGTTAAGCTGAGCTACTTAAAGTGACCAAAAAACTGTTTCTGGCTAAAAATCTCAAAAGAAATACTTCTGAATTTAGAATTAcactatttttatatatacagcAGCCAACCATATCCCTCCTGTAAAGTGCACAGCTGTATCTAGAAAGGAAACATATGAAATGTTTCCAGTTACTGGATCAAAAATATCAGCTCACATGTCAGCTAcaatataaaatgttttttgagAGCTTCACCATTCATAGCAGCCTGAGAAGGACACACACAAGTACCTGagtgcatgcacacacacacgtatGTGTATAAAACATGAGTATAAATGACACCTACTAGATCAGCTGATGTATGTAGGACTCATCTATGTTAATCACATCATAAAAAATGATGATCTGGGGTTAGTTGTtgctaaaacaaaaaaatagccCAAACAATACTGGAGGGATTCAAAATTAGATAAATGAGGGGGTAGAGCAACCTTTGATTCAGAGGGAAGTACAACAGAAATTCAGAGTGCCTGAGTACTGTGGAGGGTTTCTGCCTCAAGTGTGGCATTAGGAATGAATTTCTACATTACATCTGACTGAAAAAGACAAGAGTTCAAGTTTTCATGACCTTATACTCCTGCAATGTTTTTAAATCCTCTAGACACACATATTTCCAGGCAGGAAGGCCCAGGCAAACTGGAGTGGGTTATTTATGCAGAAGGGAGGAGGGAATTTGAAGAGTGTCCTTGTGAAACAGGGTTGCTACACCCAGGCACACACCCATTTCCACATTTCTCTCCCCACAGTTTGGCCACCAGCTTGTGAACAAACTCACCCACAAGTTCCTTACTTTgacttccttcctccttccccaaTCCACCAAGATCCACTAAGACAAGACAAAGCAATGTTCCTCTTGAATCCAAAAGATCGGTGCAAATGATAAGCCTTCCCTCCCTTGTCTGATAAAATTTAGCTGCTAAAATCAGAGGCACCCTCAATATAGTAAGTACCAAAGAGTGCACTCTATAGAGGGGCAGCTGGATTATAGCAATCAtccaaaaaagggaagagaacaTCCTGAGATGAATGCAAGTCTGCCAATGCCAAGACATGTGCTGCTGCCTTATCAGCAGATCAGCTGATAATAGAGCAGTTGTAACTGCTGACTGCTCCTTCAGCAAGGATGCTCACAAGAGCAGCATATAAATACAACACTGGTCTCCAGTACTCACCAGCAGCCTTCAGCAGCAATGAAACCCTCACATGGAGACCAACAACCACTTACAGTCTTCAAGGTGCTCCCCTTGGCCTCTCCAGGTGCCTGAAGTTGCATTTCCCAAATTTATAGCAACTACAGACCAATGTTATTCTGGGAATTGAACACACATTGAAGATCCAAATGAACATCACTGAATCAACTCCCTAATTATAGGGGCTAAGCAAAAAGTAATTTAATGACCTTGTTACACTATCAAAAAGAAGACAGACTTTCCCAATAGGAATGAAAGTTATTTATTAAATCAGTCTGCCCATTCTTCCAATGGAGACTGCCCCTGCCAGAGGGCTAATGACAGCCACTGTCTTCAGCACTTCCCCTGGGCAAACTGCTGTCCAAACTGAGCAACACAGAGGTGATGGAATGGGACATGGCTGAGATCTCCTGGATCACATCTCCATGTACTAAGTCCTTTCATTTGATGAAGAAGCCAATCCATTGCCTGTGTAAATTGCCCAAGGTGAAGGAGAGAGTAAAGCAGACCCTCCTCTGCAGTGCTccactcaccctgctgcttaTGAGCCAGTGATTGTTACACCCTCCATCATGCACATTTACAATCATTTCATTTCCCACACGACTTTTGGGCCAAAAGCCATTCCTGGAAGAGAAGGAACTGCTGTTCTGACTTGGAAGTAGAAAACCAGAATGAAGACAAAGTAAGGTAATATTTTTCTGGTCCTACCCAGACTCAGCCTTTAAATGTTGTACAATattgccatttaaaaaatgagaaataaatttgCAGCCACTGTCAGACTCACAAAAAATAAGACCCTCTGATTTTAAAACAACTGTCACTGTAACTTAAGTGTGTGACACTGGAAAGAGGATTGCTGAAGACAAAAGATCAattaaatgctgattttttaaaagaggaagAGTGAAAGGATTTGGCAGAATTTGAACATGCTGGAAAAAGtagggagaagaaggaagagttcATTTAGCAATTAATGCCTGACATTGACAGCCTAATGAGACATTTTGCCAGGGTCATTTCTAACCAGGAGTGATGCATGGGAGCCTCCCCCACCTTGTTACAGCTGTTGAATCTTGTCTTATAATTATATGGGCAAAGAATCTTCTACAACATGAACAAGTGCAGCACATCAGAACAAACTGTGACCAATAACATGTAGGCATGGGAGACAGCAGCAAGTAGCAAGAACCATTTTTTCTGGGCTGAGAAAGTGGTCCTGGTGGACAGGTACTGCCACACATCCCATACTTTGCTGACAGGTGCCTTACACATGCTTTACGTGTGCTACTTGGCTCTGTTCGGATGCAAAGAGAATGTACCATGTTGTGTATCCACAGCTTTAGAGGAAAGTGACCAGAGCTGATGAACAATTCCTATATATTTCACATCCATCATACCAGAACAGACAAATTGTAATGCTCTGAAATAGTTTTAAAAGTGTATGAAAGATTCTGAATGATAAGCACTTCTGATATTAGGAGAGAGGAAGGACAGGGAAGACCTTGGCTGCAGCATGACACTTCTTGTGCTGACcaacagcagggcaggggagctcagtgctgctttATTCCTTAAAGCTGCCTCCAGGAGAAGGGCACTCTCTAAACTGTGATTCAGTGTGAAAGCCACGACCTTCATCACACTCACCCCTGGATCAGCTGAGCAGCCAGAGGCTGGCAGCTTAACCATCaccagggcacaggcagggctttTAAGGAAGAGGGactctcccagctgcaggcacatATAAGGGCAGGATTTAAATTGGATTCCTGCATAGCTCTGCAACTCAGAGCTGCAGTACTGACATGGTATCCAGTAATGCCTATCAGTTGCTTCCTCATCTCAACAGcagctgtgttttctgcaaGAGGAATGGTAACTAAAAATAATCTGGCTTTGACTTCCTCTTTTAAACACTTCAGTGTcttagaaagatttttttgttctccCAGAAATGGCAAAGAGAATGtaag
Coding sequences within it:
- the LOC132076672 gene encoding uricase-like, whose amino-acid sequence is MSQVTIKDLEVLNCEYGKNTIKFLRLHKEGKKQFVKEVEVCAHLRLTSPQEYLEGNNSLVIPTDTIKNIVLVLAKKNGISSLEQFAIDICNHFMTTFCQVAYVKAYVQEVPWQRLHEDGVPHIHSFICVPDGIRFCEAEQCRNGPLIVFAGIKDLKLMKTTQSGFEGFYKNEHTTLPERHDRILCGEFFCKWSYGECKDFDFNCIWKKIRECILEAFAGPPDCGEYSPSYQKTVNCIQMLVLSRVPQVQVIEVVLNNTFYNVVDMKNLGLTNDKEVLVPVETPYGSCACTLGRKTFFEAQSQMLRDERRCQFGLAAAQGN